A window of the Scleropages formosus chromosome 5, fSclFor1.1, whole genome shotgun sequence genome harbors these coding sequences:
- the LOC108935930 gene encoding carbohydrate sulfotransferase 1, whose translation MECTWKTVLLLVCTSLAVQYTAIRSLRDSVGRPCHVPGHCHRRQTKQDGWRPLCEESPLSERTPRSPPQKHILLFATTRSGSSFTGQLFNQHPGIFYIFEPLYHVQQAFANSSSRLRHGPERRALLGAYRDLLLNLYSCDMHFLESYIRPEPQDHLTNTFFRRASSNALCSPPVCPEAIRAPGEPNEASCPKRCQTLNLTLASQECLARGHVAIKTVRVPEVGDLRTLSEDPRLRLRIVHLVRDPRGILASRMGAFAEQFRAWKVWNATGRRPRYVDLAQITRTCQDLAGSAWTGLQQPTWLKGKYLLVRYEDLAYSPEEKAKEIYRFVGLEMDEKVRSWISRNTNHNASPAERNYKFSTTRDSRTTAESWRLHLAFDIVGAVQRLCNNTLSLLGYKLVHSVTDLRNMSYSLVEPRSFLPFL comes from the exons ATGGAGTGCACCTGGAAGACTGTACTGCTGCTGGTTTGTACATCCCTTGCGGTCCAGTACACAGCCATCCGCTCCCTGAGGGACTCAGTGGGCAGACCATGCCATGTTCCTGGCCACTGTCACCGCCGGCAGACCAAAC AGGATGGATGGAGACCCCTGTGTGAAGAAAGCCCCCTGTCAGAGAGGACCCCTCGTTCCCCTCCCCAGAAGCACATCCTCCTCTTTGCCACCACCCGCAGTGGCTCCTCCTTCACGGGACAGCTCTTCAACCAGCACCCCGGCATCTTCTACATTTTTGAGCCCCTCTACCATGTCCAGCAGGCCTTCGCCAACTCCAGCAGCCGCCTGCGACACGGCCCAGAACGCCGAGCACTGTTGGGGGCCTATCGCGACCTGCTGCTCAACCTATACAGCTGTGACATGCACTTTCTGGAGAGCTACATCCGACCGGAGCCCCAAGACCACCTGACAAACACTTTCTTTCGACGGGCCTCCAGCAATGCCTTGTGCTCACCCCCGGTTTGCCCTGAGGCCATCAGGGCACCCGGAGAGCCCAATGAGGCTTCGTGTCCCAAGCGATGCCAGACTCTGAACCTCACCCTGGCCTCACAGGAGTGCCTGGCTCGGGGACATGTGGCCATCAAAACCGTGCGTGTCCCCGAGGTTGGAGATCTGCGGACCCTGTCCGAAGACCCTCGGCTGCGCCTGCGGATTGTGCACCTGGTGCGTGACCCCCGGGGCATCCTGGCCTCCCGCATGGGTGCCTTTGCCGAACAGTTCCGAGCCTGGAAGGTTTGGAACGCCACAGGGCGGCGGCCACGCTACGTGGACCTGGCGCAGATCACTCGTACGTGCCAGGACTTGGCGGGCTCGGCTTGGACGGGTCTCCAGCAACCCACGTGGCTGAAGGGAAAGTACCTGCTGGTGCGCTACGAGGACCTGGCCTACAGCCCTGAGGAGAAAGCCAAGGAGATCTATCGCTTTGTCGGCTTGGAGATGGACGAAAAGGTACGTTCGTGGATTTCACGCAACACCAATCACAACGCCTCACCTGCAGAGAGGAACTACAAGTTCTCGACCACACGGGACTCCAGAACCACGGCGGAGAGCTGGAGGCTCCACCTGGCCTTTGACATCGTTGGTGCCGTACAGAGACTGTGCAACAACACATTGTCCTTATTGGGCTACAAGCTGGTTCACTCGGTCACGGACCTAAGGAACATGTCCTACAGCTTGGTGGAGCCAAGAAGCTTCCTACCTTTCCTATGA